The genomic region CATTAGTGGGGTTTCAAACCAATCAAAATTCGCATTAGTTTCGTTATTGAATCATAGATGTCGCTgccgattttattaaaaattattttgtgttgGTTTGTATCCCcgctaaaaaaattttataccgggtgaaacaaacaaaaatttgttttctcgTTTTCACAAGAtactttttcgattttatttgaatcacCCGGTATAGAATTTTCATTAGTGGGGTTTCAAACCAATCAAAATTCGTATTAGTTTCGTTATTGAATCATAGATGTCGCtactgattttattaaaaattattttgtgttgGTTTGTATCCCcactaataaaaattttataccgggtgattcaaacaaaaatttgtttttttgttttcacaagataatttttcgattttatttgaatcacccggtataaaattttcattagtCGGGATTCAAACCAATCAAAATTCGTATTAGTTTTGTTATTGAATCATAGATGTCgcccaaaattttattaaatttatgtattaatgacaaatttaaacaattttaaatgaataaatgacgggttaaaaagaaaaacagcttggatttatataaattaatgaatatattTCGTTTGACACATAAAATTCATTGAAATGTATTTATACCATcgtaaacttaaaaaaaatcaaaatgtacTCAATAAAAACTCGAGGGAGAGATATACAGCGTTTTGATTGATACATACATTATATCTCAACAGGTAAGAAcacacaaaaagaaaaattaaaataatttgcgcATAAAAGACCATTATTATTGATCTTTACAACGTTCAATGAGAtcacaaaattataatatttaaatataatatagtATCCgtgtgataataataataataactagaGTAGttcatcttaattaatttaattacaattaattaatattaataacaactcgttcattttaatttttttatcaattttgttgttatttcgGTGTAAAACGTACCGGATAGTATTAATATATTGCTAaaatttggcagtaatattttttgaatgattttaattacaatttcaaaatagGAACTAGTCCTTTTCCCTTTTAAACGCAATTTAAAACAATGCCCTAATGAGATCATTTCGACTACTTACAAAGAAAATCGTTTTCCGGCATTTTTCACacaaacaaaatcaaattaacaaaattaattgacACGCTCAACTTTCTGATATGgttattgaattattttaacaagGTAATACAGTGAAATTCACCTAATTCGAACTTCTACATTTCGAATTATTGAAGTAGACAAGtaaactgtcaaaattgacatttaataccaacttaaattttttttggtaaataataTTCCAATTGGGCAAATTTCactgtaataaaattagaaaaacaaaataattaattttaaacaaattaaaaatgttatataccttaattttttataattagttGGTTTAAACTAATCTCTAacatattcttttttaatcatcTTTTTACAAATTGGTGTATggcgtttatttttaaaatttattataattaattcatattttcttggagtttcaatttattttttattatattaataatcacTGGTCTACGTTACACCTACTTTTATTCTTACTCAAGAATACCCCAGATTTACACCAAACCACCTCATAATTGCATCCTACCGTAAATTCAatctttctttaattttaataattgattgtAACGCGTTTTTACCTgagtttttttctttcattccCTTATTCTTTCGAtacaagttaatttttaattaaaaattggttcagaaaaaacattctttttaatttttttttgcaattatgAAGCtttctttacattttaacGCTGCACATTCACCccaatataaattttcttcacaaaattttatattttctttgttaaagtAATCTCAATTTAATAAGGttagttttctttataaaatgtgACGTTTcagaaacgtcaatttaatttttatctttgaatcatttttattaaaaaaatacgttttcaaaaaaataattcatttcgagatatcttttaattaaaattaaatttgattttttgttaaaaagtaattaattaataaaattatttcattaaaaaagcgTGAAGTtaggtaattttaaaattagtactcatagatggcgctagtggttgattttttttaatcttcttAATTCCTtccgtttaattaatttaataataatcaattagaattattcataaaattaaagagtgacaataaatgattataataatattgatgatCTATAATAATCGCAATAATAATGAACGTTTTTCGAACTGTCACTAAATTTGACATAAATGTCATCGAGATCGattttaacaaagaaaatttaaaattaatttttttttatatcaatcgtattttatacaatattaatttacataataGCAAGTTTGTACTTTCCTCCTTTTTCAATagtagttttttttatatattaattaattaattatacaataataatataaataacttctTAACGATAAAAGTctgaatataaattaaaaaacaagcaACGTTTATAACAACAATCTTTAGAgtctcttttaaaaaaattattttgagcCCTTCCATTATTATTCGAGtctcaaaatcattttttcccCTTTTTCTATATACACAGCcccaatttaataatttcccttttttcgaattaaagatttgtacaaaaaaaattaaattaatcagtAGAGATTATCGCAACACGATAACCCCTTTTCTTAATTCTCACTCAGGAGCAGTTTTTTCTATGTCCTCAATCTCTTTCGATGGCTGATTTAATTCTCTTTGGTTATCTTCAACATCTTTCTCATTATCAACATCTTCCACattctctatttttatttcttctttagattcaattaatttctccTCATCacgattttcattttcttcatcCACTTTCTCATCTTCTTccttaataattaaatcatcATCGTTCTCCACAACTTTTTCCTCCACCACttctttatcattatttttaatttcattctcTAAAACCTCGACTTTTCGCGTTAATTCCTCAATACGTTCATCTTTgctttgaattaatttaattttttcctcgTATTTCCCATTTAATTTCGcaaaaatctcaaaaacttGATTTCTAATAACATCATCGAccgtttttaatatttcacttAATTCCTCGCAATTTGGTCCATAATTAATCAACGTTTTTGTTTCTAACTCCGACCCTGAATCTTCCGTATCCGTCGAAAGCTCAATTTCCGAATTATAACGATTATTACTATTCAAATTTGATTGTACCACAACGGAAACGGTCGAATCGATTAAATTTTGCGAATCTGGCGACCGATCCAAATCTTTTTCGTGCTTAATCACCGAAATTTCTTTCGAAAAACCGTTCTCTTTCGTTGAACTAACATTGTTTTCgtttaaatcgtttattttattcacttcctcgttattattattgagtTGTTTTAAATAGCGGTACTTTTTCGGTGGAGGTGCCAAACTCACGTTCGGTTGATAACTCGATTTAAAATCTCCTTTGTATTGTCgcttaaaatcgtttttgaaatcaTCTCGGGTTTGATATTGCAATAAATTCTCGTATTtattcgtttttaatttaaccaaaTCCTTCTGTATCGGTTTAAAAGCTGATCTTGGATGCAAACAATGATAAACGTGCGTTTCCATTAACGGCATTGAAAATACGTAATCGTCGAGGATGTGTTTCTTGAGCGAAatctcttctaattttaattctggAACGTTCGAATGCAtctgaaattaaagaaaaaaaaattatttacttaataaCCTAAAATATTATGACATTTAAAGCGTCATTACGAAGTTGGTTACAAAACAATAAAGGGTACCAACctctaaatataataaataaataaatatatatttaaagagaattgattttaataaataaagatgtaaTAAGTTAGAGTTAAAAGACAAAGAAAACGAGATGAAAGACAAAGGTGGAAAAACGAATGAGAATAAGAAGATGAAAAAAGTTCGTTGAAGCTCGAAGAAAACCCGTTCTTCGTTCGTTGTGTATGTTGTGTATGCTACAGCTACGCGTAGCACGATTTCCGGGTTTTCGAGAAAGAAGAGGAGGTGGGTCGATGAAGGAATTTCTTTGTAAATGGTGTGGAAAAGTCTATAACAAGtaaactgtcaaaattgacagttaataccaactagaaatttttttggtaaatttagctccaaataaagttgtaaatcgaaattttataacaattaataatgtttaatgatattaaagATGAATACGAGATATAAATAAGCTATGAATTTAAATTGTCAGAAATATAAGAAGAAAAGTTTAGCTATGGAAATAGCTAATAGAAATGGTTAAGAAATTCGTCGCTACTTACATACATAGAAGCTGCTTTCTTTATGCCTACCTTTTGATAGCCAAGTCTTGAAACATATTGACGTCTCTGAATTAACTAAAAGCGTAGTATGTTGTTTATTTGAAGAAGTTTTTAACGATATTATGACCCAAacgagaaataaattaaactttgtGATACATTGGATTTCAAGTTACAATTGACGTTTCAACATTGTGAACTTGTCGCTTTAGGAAACGTTCTAAAATTTCGAATATGCCGATTTACGTCAATTTGAAACTATGAATTAAACGCTTCGAAATCttgtttttgacgttttaaatacCTTGGAAATTAACGTTTGAGattcgaaattaaattttgaatttagcgTTTTAGTTGAAACATtgattta from Onthophagus taurus isolate NC chromosome 5, IU_Otau_3.0, whole genome shotgun sequence harbors:
- the LOC111418366 gene encoding ski oncogene, whose translation is MRAAVVTTMEVTPHLKTVLKSYQHSATKSLQGPGHADLQNVIVPDDEEDDDKDEDDFGRDSPQHDFLPAPSAPVIHHQIPILSVADTTCSEVTETILEGETIACFDIGGEMRLCLPQVLNSVLRDFDLLQINMECDSLNIYCSRCTPEQLNVLKNQGILPSAAYSCGLIRKTDAQRLCSALLRNAMVPLRAPPKGAFGFRVYHECFGRCSGLCYPDLYVDRDAKCIECLECHGAFSPQQFVCHVHRQLEIRTLHWGFDSGSWRNYTYICTDQIDHERYVKFLDDMRDQYLGKMPHPVPATDVVLVDHHTTTNGLKRKQMHSNVPELKLEEISLKKHILDDYVFSMPLMETHVYHCLHPRSAFKPIQKDLVKLKTNKYENLLQYQTRDDFKNDFKRQYKGDFKSSYQPNVSLAPPPKKYRYLKQLNNNNEEVNKINDLNENNVSSTKENGFSKEISVIKHEKDLDRSPDSQNLIDSTVSVVVQSNLNSNNRYNSEIELSTDTEDSGSELETKTLINYGPNCEELSEILKTVDDVIRNQVFEIFAKLNGKYEEKIKLIQSKDERIEELTRKVEVLENEIKNNDKEVVEEKVVENDDDLIIKEEDEKVDEENENRDEEKLIESKEEIKIENVEDVDNEKDVEDNQRELNQPSKEIEDIEKTAPE